ttttagatAATTCAAATCTCATGAAGAATCACTATGACATAGTGATCCTAGCGAGTCCGTTAACGAAAGATCAGAagatgccgattacgtttgaAGAATTCCCTGCGGACTTTGTATTTTTAGGAGAATACCAGACGACTGTCGCGACCTTCGTAAAAGGGCATTtgaatcgaaattattttggaCTCGAGGAAGAATTAGATAGCATATTAAGTTGCAATTCCAACGCGCAAATTCATTCCGTTGGAAGAGTGGACACGGTCGAAGGCCCGACTGAAACTGATTCCAAAATATGGAAGATCTTTAGCAATGCCTCGTTACCCCTTAATGATCTACACAACGTATTTCTCAATGTACGGGACGAATCCATtctcgaattattttaataagatttttacgaaataatcAATAAGGTTTTCCATTTTAGATCGAGGAAGTGAAAGAAATGATTTGGAAGGCATACCCACGATATTCTACGAACGTACGATTAGATAAATTTAAACTTTACGATGGCCTTTATCACGTTAATGCCATAGAATGGGCGGCCAGTGCAATGGAGATGAGTGCTATAGGTGGAAGAAACGTAGCGATTCTAGCCTACGATGAATTTTTACAAAGATTCTCGGACGAACCGCATAGCTCGGATATGGAcaaggataaatataaaatagagctCTAAGATCATtggttatctctctctctctctctctctctctctctctctctctctctctctctctctctctctctctctctctctctctctctctctctctctgtctctcctccCGCCCTCTTTTTCCCCATCCAAGAAACATTAGAGCATTATAATTACGAATGGTACGGACGATCTACAAATTGTAGAGAGAAGAGGCcgaaaaaaatagagaccGGTCATTATCTACTTAGATAAGATAATGAAATaagggaaaataaagaagaatcgCTATAATCgcgtaaatgataaaaatctttacaattttttttttttactagtCTTAATAGTTTTGTCGTCtacatttttcctttccttctttctttcccttcgttCACTCGGTAAAACGAATCGAATAACGCGATTGGTCTACTGCGGTCGCTCTGGATGCGTTCAAGTTGCGTGGCTTTAATATACCGATGAAAGCTTAGGACGCATCataatcgatttaatatcAAGTCGAAGGAATTTATTGACGAAAGATGCAAAGTTGATGAATTATTATGAAGAAACAACTGATTCAAGTCCGTGCGCGAGTGTTAATTATCGCGCCATATCACGGCGTTTATCTGTGGAAAAAGTTTGAGCGATAAGTTAAGTTCGCCTAGCATAACCTAAGTATGAACATAAACAAATACACGTATTGCTTCCCCATCGAAATCAACCGACGTATACCGATTGCCAATAAAAGCTGATGTTATTCAGTTTTACGATAGAAATGCGGAAGGACGTAAATTCATTggaatacaatataatatttattataaatcgtaCGTAATGTCATAAATCCTAAAGGTGTGATGGAAAATCATTCCGTTCGTATTAATTACGCCCAAGGTGTCCCTCATGGGACGGAAGAATTGTCGATGGTACACGAAAGCCACGGGAAACAATACACGGAACACGTTAAAAAACGGGAAGAAATAGTCATATTGACGAACGACGTAAAGGGCGGTTTATTTAATCCAAGGGCGTTATTATTCCTAACGTTATGGTATGTCTTCAGTGGGtgtacattatttttaaacaaatacatATTGTCATACATGGAAGGCAATCCAACTATTTTGGGTAAGATATTTTTTGCtcgtattaattaatcgtaaattttacattgccatggaaaaatattctcttagAAATGCGATTTGTGATAATCGACAGGTGCCTGTCAAATGTTAATGACAGCAATTTGTGGATTTATACAAATGTATTTTCCCTGCGGCATGTATAAGGCTAGTTCGCGTTTAATGCGACCACCGGGTTTCTATAAACATATGATACTGGTTGGATGTACAAGGTTTACAACTGTAGTCTTAGGATTAGTATCGCTCAATTATGTGGCGGTAAGCTTTACAGAAACTATTAAGAGTAGCGCACCACTTTTTACCGTCCTTATTAGCAGATATTTATTAGGTAAGGCTaagatttatgattatttacaTGGGATATAAATGTATCGATGTAAAAATACTATTGATGTTTTCATTATAGGAGAACACACTGGATTGTATGTAAATTTATCATTGATCCCTGTAATGGGTGGTCTGGCTTTATGCTCGGTAAATGAAATCAGTTTCGATTTGCGAGGATTTATCGCCGCTATGGCCACGAACATGACCGAGTGTCTTCAAAATGTTTATTCGAAAATGTTGATTAGTGGGGACAATTTCAAATATACGTAAGTCATGTTGTTCCCTGCATTAAACCGTACGTCATAAGTTAATACGttctttatcttatttgtatttcaaatcgatatatttattatcacacacacacacacacacacacacatatatgtgtatatataattctagACCAGCagaattacaattttatacaaGTTTAGCATCGGTCGTGGTACAAATACCAGTGTCAATTCTATTAGTAGATTTGCCGGCTCTTGAGCATTCCCtaagttttaaaatattcgCGGCATTTCTCTTGAATGGCGTGTTCTTCCATTTTCAAAGTATTACGGCATATGTACTTATGGATTATATAAGTCCTGTGACGCACAGGTAGGTAGTACAAttttatgaacgttaatagACAAATAACAGATAAATCGCTCAATGACGTTAACATATTATTATCCCCATTTTTCAGTGTCGCCAATACAGCAAAAAGAGCTTTCTTAATTTGGCTCTCAGTTTTACTGTTCAATAATTCAGTAACCGGTTTATCGGCCCTTGGAACTTGTGCTGTAATAGCAGGTGTATTGTTATACAATCAAGCGCAAGAATATGATAGGATTAAAACTGCTAAATTACGACATActtcgaaaattaatttacagtaataaaatttcaaaatcaataaaaatttatataaatactgaCAACAACGCCATATAATCATTGTTTACATCTctcataatatcattaaatatctCTATCGCATTT
This is a stretch of genomic DNA from Vespa crabro chromosome 3, iyVesCrab1.2, whole genome shotgun sequence. It encodes these proteins:
- the LOC124422975 gene encoding prenylcysteine oxidase-like isoform X3; amino-acid sequence: MQEFVDLLGMEHRPTREETFAIWDGTDIVFQESNSKIFTLAKLIYKYGIQPFRLNSYIASIIADFNKIYQLQNKGQSFTDLISMLMAMNEKFPKLLQVSIKDHLLSMGYAEKLIDELVEAPLLVDYGQTTSVHSFVGCVTLASAIGNLWAVKGGNKKVAEHLIYRNVNVNVVSSYVKKIRYMTVNNFPIYEVQYSSEDNSNLMKNHYDIVILASPLTKDQKMPITFEEFPADFVFLGEYQTTVATFVKGHLNRNYFGLEEELDSILSCNSNAQIHSVGRVDTVEGPTETDSKIWKIFSNASLPLNDLHNVFLNIEEVKEMIWKAYPRYSTNVRLDKFKLYDGLYHVNAIEWAASAMEMSAIGGRNVAILAYDEFLQRFSDEPHSSDMDKDKYKIEL
- the LOC124422980 gene encoding solute carrier family 35 member E2A-like, producing the protein MENHSVRINYAQGVPHGTEELSMVHESHGKQYTEHVKKREEIVILTNDVKGGLFNPRALLFLTLWYVFSGCTLFLNKYILSYMEGNPTILGACQMLMTAICGFIQMYFPCGMYKASSRLMRPPGFYKHMILVGCTRFTTVVLGLVSLNYVAVSFTETIKSSAPLFTVLISRYLLGEHTGLYVNLSLIPVMGGLALCSVNEISFDLRGFIAAMATNMTECLQNVYSKMLISGDNFKYTPAELQFYTSLASVVVQIPVSILLVDLPALEHSLSFKIFAAFLLNGVFFHFQSITAYVLMDYISPVTHSVANTAKRAFLIWLSVLLFNNSVTGLSALGTCAVIAGVLLYNQAQEYDRIKTAKLRHTSKINLQ